From a region of the Drosophila ananassae strain 14024-0371.13 chromosome XL, ASM1763931v2, whole genome shotgun sequence genome:
- the LOC6504578 gene encoding putative uncharacterized protein DDB_G0291608 isoform X1: MKYVTKRQRKRKKNKGDIFQRPGHPTDAPGMGSELENPDERVSAEEIEEEKDQATNLPANFLAPELISTRHPLKSKKFLGRSLALHPPGVRRPHNSVPVHSIRSFSTSSSSIGSTSSCYSGQTTEKLVAEKELFDHYCHHSSPLTLGSFMDLGGFQNGARGRRKTQSETKERSKSRTKKKVVEIVQESYSVPSISSVTPSPPSTSSVANSINSYSSRRSSLLEEPIGEVMVQTSGAGPSNHHPVNGHDSPKLTTTTTIQISPYPRASHSRDNSPSIVVDLGPLMPITGASREAEGAVGGGDAAAAAAIGASRSQQTGFPPPEFWQNPLQLSFLDNGESQDNSPPNAKYEDNDEEVAPDDKKLKPIGYEARMQRLRNGGPNARERAAEKARITFGTTEWLWNSASDAPHLSIVESIRNITSRAPFAQDTSRDYPGHWLPSIWSVDQAVVRRCMGGRISNWPSTFRNLIPPQQLSRYNAQQNQNLGLNLPPSSQAATASDNWCPFLAGNFDNERSLSLVPSNPVPSTQNFRNNQLALPPPQQLQQPPPRAQPQQQQLQHVSQPPQMQQLQHLAQAQQQHLTPLQQQQQQQQQQNLALQQKHLGQPQQQHLQPYQGQQQQLQFQQQLQPPSQLQQQLQAQSQLQQQLNQQPQQNNYIWPPNSRQPAVGSNAQQQQYLQAANLQQQHLQNNSQQQKQQQQQQQQQQQQLQQQQLQQQKLQQQQLQQQMQQQQLQQQQLQQQKLQQQQLQQQQLQQQQMQQQLQQQQLQQQQLQQQQLQQQKLQQQQLQQQQLQQQHLQRPNNNLQPQQLNHNFSQQNHNQQQQQQHLQQDRQLPQAASAQPHSNQPPHSRFHRKSNNFTGWNNWMDACHLWHVEVFPNNLSQEDLDALQMYAIYGELFFDMPMGKRYKDTLDPTDTAAQPGTGHQNSTSTQNQSTLRLKLKLQQPKGKFSTAAFRLAGIDPPAGAQTSTSNGSFSGNSQVLRLRNNEKKNNSEKSNESGATGYSHPGANNAGRGGASGSGASSGINGGATGSSSGSGGNAESPAKEDFKLNKANFPPLPAPNQKRKD; encoded by the exons ATGAAGTACGTGACGAAACGCCAACGCAAGCGCAAGAAGAACAAAGGTGACATATTCCAGCGCCCGGGCCACCCAACAGATGCTCCCGGAATGGGATCGGAACTGGAGAATCCGGACGAGCGTGTGAGTGCTGAGGAGATTGAGGAGGAGAAGGACCAGGCTACCAATTTGCCTGCAAACTTTTTAGCTCCCGAGCTCATATCCACTCGTCAT CCTTTGAAATCGAAGAAATTTTTGGGCAGGTCGCTGGCGCTACATCCACCCG GTGTCCGGCGTCCTCACAACAGTGTCCCAGTACACAGCATCCGAAGCTTCAgcaccagctccagctccattGGCAGCACCAGCAGCTGCTACTCGGGACAGACCACAGAGAAGTTGGTGGCGGAGAAGGAGCTCTTCGACCACTACTGCCACCACAGCAGTCCGCTCACACTGGGCAGTTTTATGGACCTGGGAGGATTCCAGAACGGTGCCCGAGGTCGTCGCAAAACCCAGTCCGAGACAAAGGAGCGCTCCAAGTCCAGGACCAAAAAGAAGGTGGTGGAGATCGTACAGGAGTCGTACTCAGTGCCGTCGATTAGTTCGGTGACGCCATCGCCGCCATCCACCAGTTCGGTGGCCAATTCCATCAACTCGTACTCAAGTCGTCGCAGCTCCCTGTTGGAGGAGCCAATTGGAGAAGTCATGGTCCAGACCTCCGGTGCAGGTCCCTCGAATCATCATCCAGTCAACGGGCACGATTCGCCCAAgctcaccaccaccaccaccatccaGATCTCGCCCTACCCCCGTGCTAGTCATTCGCGCGACAATTCGCCCAGCATTGTCGTGGATCTCGGCCCACTGATGCCCATTACCGGTGCCAGCCGGGAGGCGGAGGGGGCTGTCGGCGGTGGTgacgccgccgccgccgccgccattGGTGCCAGCCGGAGCCAGCAAACTGGGTTTCCACCACCGGAATTCTGGCAGAATCCTCTCCAGCTGAGCTTCCTGGACAACGGGGAGTCGCAGGACAACAGTCCGCCGAATGCCAAGTACGAGGATAACGACGAAGAGGTCGCCCCCGATGACAAGAAGCTGAAGCCGATTGGGTACGAGGCCAGGATGCAACGGCTGAGGAACGGCGGACCCAATGCTCGGGAGAGGGCGGCGGAGAAGGCCAGGATCACCTTCGGCACCACCGAGTGGCTGTGGAACTCGGCCTCGGACGCCCCCCACCTGAGCATTGTGGAGAGCATCCGGAACATCACTAGTCGGGCCCCGTTCGCCCAGGACACCAGTCGGGACTATCCCGGCCACTGGCTGCCGAGCATCTGGAGCGTGGATCAGGCGGTGGTGCGCCGCTGCATGGGCGGGCGCATCTCAAACTGGCCCTCGACCTTCCGCAACCTGATTCCGCCCCAGCAGTTGAGTCGCTACAACGCCCAACAGAACCAGAACCTGGGCTTGAACCTGCCGCCGAGTAGCCAGGCCGCCACCGCTTCCGACAACTGGTGCCCGTTCCTGGCCGGGAACTTCGACAACGAGAGGAGTCTATCCCTGGTGCCCAGCAATCCGGTGCCGTCCACCCAGAATTTCAGAAACAACCAATTGGCTCTCCCGCCGCCtcagcaactgcagcagccGCCACCTCGAGCTCAaccgcagcaacagcagctgcaACATGTGTCGCAGCCTCCGCAGATGCAACAGTTGCAACATCTAGCCCAagcacagcagcaacatcttACTCcgttgcagcagcagcagcagcagcagcagcagcagaatcTTGCGCTGCAGCAGAAGCATCTAGGtcagccgcagcagcaacatcttCAACCATATCagggccagcagcagcagttgcaaTTCCAGCAGCAACTTCAGCCTCCTTCgcagctgcaacagcaactcCAGGCCCAGTCACAGTTGCAGCAGCAACTTAATCAACAGCCGCAGCAGAACAATTACATTTGGCCACCGAATTCTCGTCAGCCAGCCGTAGGTTCGAacgcgcagcagcaacagtatCTTCAGGCGGCTAActtgcagcagcaacatcttCAGAACAACtcgcagcagcagaagcaacagcagcagcagcaacagcagcagcagcagcagttgcagcagcagcaattaCAACAACAGAAGTTACAACAGCAGCAGTTACAACAGCagatgcagcagcaacaactacaacaacagcAGTTGCAACAACAGAagttgcaacagcagcagctgcagcagcaacagctacaacaacagcaaatgcaacaacaattgcaacaacagcaactgcagcaacaacagctacaacaacagcagctacAACAACAGAagttgcaacagcagcagttgcaacagcagcagttgcAACAACAGCATCTGCAGCGTCCGAACAACAACTTGCAGCCGCAGCAGCTGAATCATAACTTTTCGCAGCAAAATCacaaccagcagcagcagcagcagcatctgcAGCAGGACCGCCAGTTGCCACAGGCAGCCTCCGCCCAGCCGCACTCCAATCAGCCGCCGCACAGCCGCTTCCACCGCAAGTCGAACAACTTCACCGGATGGAACAACTGGATGGACGCCTGCCACCTGTGGCACGTGGAGGTCTTCCCGAACAACCTCTCCCAGGAGGACCTGGACGCTCTCCAGATGTATGCCATCTACGGCGAGCTCTTCTTCGACATGCCCATGGGCAAGCGGTACAAGGACACCCTAGATCCTACCGATACTGCTGCTCAGCCTGGCACTGGCCACCAAAACTCCACTTCCACCCAGAATCAGTCCACTTTGCGCCTCAAGCTGAAGCTCCAGCAGCCGAAGGGCAAGTTCTCCACTGCCGCTTTCCGTCTGGCTGGGATTGATCCTCCAGCTGGAGCTCAAACTTCTACTTCGAATGGCAGCTTCTCCGGGAATTCTCAGGTGCTGCGTCTGCGTAACAATGAG
- the LOC6504578 gene encoding putative uncharacterized protein DDB_G0291608 isoform X2: MLLFSVGQRSRMLRSFFSVPAFDKNGASLVFAPQIQVCFSKNPKKKSSGVRRPHNSVPVHSIRSFSTSSSSIGSTSSCYSGQTTEKLVAEKELFDHYCHHSSPLTLGSFMDLGGFQNGARGRRKTQSETKERSKSRTKKKVVEIVQESYSVPSISSVTPSPPSTSSVANSINSYSSRRSSLLEEPIGEVMVQTSGAGPSNHHPVNGHDSPKLTTTTTIQISPYPRASHSRDNSPSIVVDLGPLMPITGASREAEGAVGGGDAAAAAAIGASRSQQTGFPPPEFWQNPLQLSFLDNGESQDNSPPNAKYEDNDEEVAPDDKKLKPIGYEARMQRLRNGGPNARERAAEKARITFGTTEWLWNSASDAPHLSIVESIRNITSRAPFAQDTSRDYPGHWLPSIWSVDQAVVRRCMGGRISNWPSTFRNLIPPQQLSRYNAQQNQNLGLNLPPSSQAATASDNWCPFLAGNFDNERSLSLVPSNPVPSTQNFRNNQLALPPPQQLQQPPPRAQPQQQQLQHVSQPPQMQQLQHLAQAQQQHLTPLQQQQQQQQQQNLALQQKHLGQPQQQHLQPYQGQQQQLQFQQQLQPPSQLQQQLQAQSQLQQQLNQQPQQNNYIWPPNSRQPAVGSNAQQQQYLQAANLQQQHLQNNSQQQKQQQQQQQQQQQQLQQQQLQQQKLQQQQLQQQMQQQQLQQQQLQQQKLQQQQLQQQQLQQQQMQQQLQQQQLQQQQLQQQQLQQQKLQQQQLQQQQLQQQHLQRPNNNLQPQQLNHNFSQQNHNQQQQQQHLQQDRQLPQAASAQPHSNQPPHSRFHRKSNNFTGWNNWMDACHLWHVEVFPNNLSQEDLDALQMYAIYGELFFDMPMGKRYKDTLDPTDTAAQPGTGHQNSTSTQNQSTLRLKLKLQQPKGKFSTAAFRLAGIDPPAGAQTSTSNGSFSGNSQVLRLRNNEKKNNSEKSNESGATGYSHPGANNAGRGGASGSGASSGINGGATGSSSGSGGNAESPAKEDFKLNKANFPPLPAPNQKRKD; this comes from the exons ATGTTGCTGTTTAGTGTTGGTCAGAGGTCGCGCATGCTCAGATCGTTCTTTTCGGTCCCAGCCTTCGACAAGAACGGTGCTTCTTTGGTCTTCGCTCCTCAAATTCAAGTTTGTTTTtcgaaaaatccaaaaaagaAGTCTTCAG GTGTCCGGCGTCCTCACAACAGTGTCCCAGTACACAGCATCCGAAGCTTCAgcaccagctccagctccattGGCAGCACCAGCAGCTGCTACTCGGGACAGACCACAGAGAAGTTGGTGGCGGAGAAGGAGCTCTTCGACCACTACTGCCACCACAGCAGTCCGCTCACACTGGGCAGTTTTATGGACCTGGGAGGATTCCAGAACGGTGCCCGAGGTCGTCGCAAAACCCAGTCCGAGACAAAGGAGCGCTCCAAGTCCAGGACCAAAAAGAAGGTGGTGGAGATCGTACAGGAGTCGTACTCAGTGCCGTCGATTAGTTCGGTGACGCCATCGCCGCCATCCACCAGTTCGGTGGCCAATTCCATCAACTCGTACTCAAGTCGTCGCAGCTCCCTGTTGGAGGAGCCAATTGGAGAAGTCATGGTCCAGACCTCCGGTGCAGGTCCCTCGAATCATCATCCAGTCAACGGGCACGATTCGCCCAAgctcaccaccaccaccaccatccaGATCTCGCCCTACCCCCGTGCTAGTCATTCGCGCGACAATTCGCCCAGCATTGTCGTGGATCTCGGCCCACTGATGCCCATTACCGGTGCCAGCCGGGAGGCGGAGGGGGCTGTCGGCGGTGGTgacgccgccgccgccgccgccattGGTGCCAGCCGGAGCCAGCAAACTGGGTTTCCACCACCGGAATTCTGGCAGAATCCTCTCCAGCTGAGCTTCCTGGACAACGGGGAGTCGCAGGACAACAGTCCGCCGAATGCCAAGTACGAGGATAACGACGAAGAGGTCGCCCCCGATGACAAGAAGCTGAAGCCGATTGGGTACGAGGCCAGGATGCAACGGCTGAGGAACGGCGGACCCAATGCTCGGGAGAGGGCGGCGGAGAAGGCCAGGATCACCTTCGGCACCACCGAGTGGCTGTGGAACTCGGCCTCGGACGCCCCCCACCTGAGCATTGTGGAGAGCATCCGGAACATCACTAGTCGGGCCCCGTTCGCCCAGGACACCAGTCGGGACTATCCCGGCCACTGGCTGCCGAGCATCTGGAGCGTGGATCAGGCGGTGGTGCGCCGCTGCATGGGCGGGCGCATCTCAAACTGGCCCTCGACCTTCCGCAACCTGATTCCGCCCCAGCAGTTGAGTCGCTACAACGCCCAACAGAACCAGAACCTGGGCTTGAACCTGCCGCCGAGTAGCCAGGCCGCCACCGCTTCCGACAACTGGTGCCCGTTCCTGGCCGGGAACTTCGACAACGAGAGGAGTCTATCCCTGGTGCCCAGCAATCCGGTGCCGTCCACCCAGAATTTCAGAAACAACCAATTGGCTCTCCCGCCGCCtcagcaactgcagcagccGCCACCTCGAGCTCAaccgcagcaacagcagctgcaACATGTGTCGCAGCCTCCGCAGATGCAACAGTTGCAACATCTAGCCCAagcacagcagcaacatcttACTCcgttgcagcagcagcagcagcagcagcagcagcagaatcTTGCGCTGCAGCAGAAGCATCTAGGtcagccgcagcagcaacatcttCAACCATATCagggccagcagcagcagttgcaaTTCCAGCAGCAACTTCAGCCTCCTTCgcagctgcaacagcaactcCAGGCCCAGTCACAGTTGCAGCAGCAACTTAATCAACAGCCGCAGCAGAACAATTACATTTGGCCACCGAATTCTCGTCAGCCAGCCGTAGGTTCGAacgcgcagcagcaacagtatCTTCAGGCGGCTAActtgcagcagcaacatcttCAGAACAACtcgcagcagcagaagcaacagcagcagcagcaacagcagcagcagcagcagttgcagcagcagcaattaCAACAACAGAAGTTACAACAGCAGCAGTTACAACAGCagatgcagcagcaacaactacaacaacagcAGTTGCAACAACAGAagttgcaacagcagcagctgcagcagcaacagctacaacaacagcaaatgcaacaacaattgcaacaacagcaactgcagcaacaacagctacaacaacagcagctacAACAACAGAagttgcaacagcagcagttgcaacagcagcagttgcAACAACAGCATCTGCAGCGTCCGAACAACAACTTGCAGCCGCAGCAGCTGAATCATAACTTTTCGCAGCAAAATCacaaccagcagcagcagcagcagcatctgcAGCAGGACCGCCAGTTGCCACAGGCAGCCTCCGCCCAGCCGCACTCCAATCAGCCGCCGCACAGCCGCTTCCACCGCAAGTCGAACAACTTCACCGGATGGAACAACTGGATGGACGCCTGCCACCTGTGGCACGTGGAGGTCTTCCCGAACAACCTCTCCCAGGAGGACCTGGACGCTCTCCAGATGTATGCCATCTACGGCGAGCTCTTCTTCGACATGCCCATGGGCAAGCGGTACAAGGACACCCTAGATCCTACCGATACTGCTGCTCAGCCTGGCACTGGCCACCAAAACTCCACTTCCACCCAGAATCAGTCCACTTTGCGCCTCAAGCTGAAGCTCCAGCAGCCGAAGGGCAAGTTCTCCACTGCCGCTTTCCGTCTGGCTGGGATTGATCCTCCAGCTGGAGCTCAAACTTCTACTTCGAATGGCAGCTTCTCCGGGAATTCTCAGGTGCTGCGTCTGCGTAACAATGAG